From the genome of Arthrobacter sp. SLBN-122:
TCCTTTTTAAGAGATTGGCCGGTTGTTGCAGCCATGGGCCAGGTGGCAGGGACCCGGGCGGTAGTCATCTATCCTCGAAGGCGGGACGGAGCTCTCCACCGGAGCCCACGCCTTACCGGACGTGAATGCGAGGGGCCAGTTTACTTGGCAGGACACAAGTCAAGCTTGTAGAGCTTCGCTTCACCCTGCGAGTCTTCGAGCTTGGCCATGCCGGCAGCTATCAGGGCGTCCAGTCCTTTATAGCCGCTGTCCCTTCCATGGACCTCACGGTGCCCGAAGTCGAGAATGTAATCAACCTTCAGGCTTTCAACTGTGGGGCATACAGCAGGATCGTCCTTGGCAGGGGGAGGACCGTTGAGAAGAGGACCTACGCCCTGGGGAACAGCACTAAGAATGTGAAGTTGGACGAGCTTCCGGTCAGCAAAGGCATACGCGAGGGAACTTCCGTTCCACGGATTCCCCACCAGCACAGCGTCCTCGGGAACCTCGCCGGGCAGTCGCTCTATCAGTGCCATCTCATCAGTAGATATCAGCGGCGAGTTCTCGGACAACCGGTAAGACCCAGCCATCGACGCTTCGGCTTGGTTGACATTCCCACGCTGGGTGGCCACAGTCAAAGCCAAAACCAGTACGGTGGCCGCGGCAGCAACCAGCATTGCCGGCTGCAGTGTCCGCCCCGGCTTTGCCACCTCAGCATGTTGGAGGAAGCGGCCCCTCACCAAACCCGGCGCCCTTTGCACAATGGTGCACAACTGATTCCACACCGCGACGGCGCCCCTGCAGGCAAGCGGGATGGTCACCATAGGCAGGAGAGCAGCCAGACGGGGAGGATCGTTGTACCAGATTCCGGTGAGAAAAAGCCGGAAGTCGTCGGCCGGGAAAGAACTAACCACGACAAAAAGAAATCCTGCGACCGCAAATGTCCCCAATAGCCATAGTTGCCTTGCCGACCGGATAGTCACGTAAATCCCAAGGAGCGTCAGCAGCATGACGCCCCATGCAACGGGACGGCCGATAGCTGAGCTGGAAATCACCTCACCTATGGCCTGGCCCGTCGACTCTACTGGCGGCCAAAAGGCAGTTTCGGCAGGGGGACGCACCACATCCCATAAAACCCGGATCAATACGATGGCAGCAACGAATGCAATGGAGGACACCGTCGGAACTACGATGCGCGCCCGGCCCTTGCTGTATCTAAGCGTATTCACCAAAGCACGGGCATAAGCGTAGAGGGTTGGGGGCAACATGAGGGCCAGCCAAGCCATGGCTGCGCTGGGGTGTGCAAGGGCCATACCGGGAAAAACAGCAAGCAGGAGAAGCAAGCTCAGAAGCCTGGAGTGGCTGGACGCCGCGGACAGACCAAGCGCGTCCAGGCCCAGGGCAAACACCATGGGCAGGAGAGCAAGCGCAAGAAAATTCGGATAGAGAACCCCGAAGTCCAGCAGGGAAATGGGAAAAGCGCCGAAAGCTGCTGACAGAATTCCAGCCGCCACACTGACCGCTGGACGGCGTCCCCAAATAGCTTGAGAGAGATAAATGCACCCGACAGGCCACACAAGGGCAGCCACCACAATGTTGATGACGTTGACGGAGGAGGTTATCTCCCCTCCCCCAATCTTGACGAGTAAGGAAACCAGATCATGCCAGGCAGCAGGATAGGCACTACCGCCTGTCATATTGCTCACAGTGAGGGATGAACCGGAACCGGTGTCGAGAATGTACCGTATGGCGTTCAAATGGAAGACGTTGTCGAAGGTCTGCGAGAACGATTCCGGAGAGCCGATAGCACGCACCAACCGGCGACCTACCAGCACGGCTGCGATGGCCGTTGCCGCTACAGATGCCACTATCCAGTGGCGCGGCCTCTCGTCCAACTTTGCATCAGCCGTGCCGTCCTTCTTCTTGAGCAAGGTGGAGGCCGCAAAGGCTGTCGCGCACACCCCAATGGTTGCCGCAGCCGCCGGCAGCAGCGACCAAGCTACTCCAACTAAGGGCGCTGCGATGGCAGCCACAGCAATTATCGAGATGCTTACCGCGGGAGCAGCGGCCACGGTTCTGGTTACACCCAACCTTGCCGCCGTGCCAACGGCGGCACCGGGAAGAAATAGCAGAGCCACCGCGAGGACGAACTGCGGTAATGCATCAAACCAAGACAAAAAGTCCTCCGTACGGCTACTGGACCGCGGGTACGTCGTGCGGGCCGCGGCTGCCTGTTGAACATCACGGACGGCCCCAGGCAGGCAGCCGCGACGGTAGGTTAGTTAAGTCAATTACGCAACAGCCCGACAGCCTCGTGTATAGGGCCGTCGTAAATCAGTTCTCCATGCTTGAGAAGGACACCCCTTCGGCAGATCCTCGACACAAGATCCAAGTCGTGGCTTACCACAACCAGGGTCTTGCCGTCCGCTGCCAGTTCCTGGATCTTGTCGATACATTTGCGCTGGAAAGGCTCGTCTCCGACAGCGAGGATCTCATCGATGAGGAACACTTCCGGGTCTGTGTGCACAGCAACTGAGAAGGCGAGCCGCAGATACATGCCGGAGGAGTAAAACTTGACCTCTGTATCTATGAACTGGCCGATCTCCGAAAACTCGACGATGTCGTCAAATCGATCCTTGATCTGCTGTTCGGTCATACCAAGGATGGCACCGTTGAGGAACACGTTGTCCCGCCCCGAGAGGTCGGGGTGGAAGCCGGCCCCAACTTCTATCAGCCCGGCGACCCTGCCCCTCGTCTTTACCGTCCCAGTGTCAGGAAGCATGACGCCGGAGATGTGCTTGAGCAAAGTGGACTTTCCTGAACCGTTGAGGCCCAGGAGCGCGACCGTCTCCCCGGCCTCGACATTAAGGGAGACGTTTTTCAGGGCGTGGAACTTTTCGGAGAGGTCCCCCTTGCGTCCTTTCACGAGCCAAACGACGGCTTCTTTGATCGATCGTGTATGGCGGAGGACAAACTGCTTGCTGATGTCAGAAACTTCAATTGCGTTGTCCACTTAGAGCTCCTGCGCGAATCGGCCCTCAAGGCGCCGAAAGGTAAATTGACCCAGGATGAGGATCGCCAGGGCAACGCCCAACCCCACAAGCAG
Proteins encoded in this window:
- a CDS encoding DUF6541 family protein encodes the protein MSWFDALPQFVLAVALLFLPGAAVGTAARLGVTRTVAAAPAVSISIIAVAAIAAPLVGVAWSLLPAAAATIGVCATAFAASTLLKKKDGTADAKLDERPRHWIVASVAATAIAAVLVGRRLVRAIGSPESFSQTFDNVFHLNAIRYILDTGSGSSLTVSNMTGGSAYPAAWHDLVSLLVKIGGGEITSSVNVINIVVAALVWPVGCIYLSQAIWGRRPAVSVAAGILSAAFGAFPISLLDFGVLYPNFLALALLPMVFALGLDALGLSAASSHSRLLSLLLLLAVFPGMALAHPSAAMAWLALMLPPTLYAYARALVNTLRYSKGRARIVVPTVSSIAFVAAIVLIRVLWDVVRPPAETAFWPPVESTGQAIGEVISSSAIGRPVAWGVMLLTLLGIYVTIRSARQLWLLGTFAVAGFLFVVVSSFPADDFRLFLTGIWYNDPPRLAALLPMVTIPLACRGAVAVWNQLCTIVQRAPGLVRGRFLQHAEVAKPGRTLQPAMLVAAAATVLVLALTVATQRGNVNQAEASMAGSYRLSENSPLISTDEMALIERLPGEVPEDAVLVGNPWNGSSLAYAFADRKLVQLHILSAVPQGVGPLLNGPPPAKDDPAVCPTVESLKVDYILDFGHREVHGRDSGYKGLDALIAAGMAKLEDSQGEAKLYKLDLCPAK
- a CDS encoding ABC transporter ATP-binding protein; this encodes MDNAIEVSDISKQFVLRHTRSIKEAVVWLVKGRKGDLSEKFHALKNVSLNVEAGETVALLGLNGSGKSTLLKHISGVMLPDTGTVKTRGRVAGLIEVGAGFHPDLSGRDNVFLNGAILGMTEQQIKDRFDDIVEFSEIGQFIDTEVKFYSSGMYLRLAFSVAVHTDPEVFLIDEILAVGDEPFQRKCIDKIQELAADGKTLVVVSHDLDLVSRICRRGVLLKHGELIYDGPIHEAVGLLRN